A DNA window from Pyrus communis chromosome 3, drPyrComm1.1, whole genome shotgun sequence contains the following coding sequences:
- the LOC137728436 gene encoding zinc finger protein CONSTANS-LIKE 3-like, with protein MASIPHQFYNDNSLPSDFYGHPIPVVNGENGCSTAILGGTVWSASTTCEESLVPFCDSSNAAANFDVVSPESDISSSVMAASFPELLGLSEDIAVPGTYSEYGNMGLHVIGGTPNFGGELNLPYICEQFGEDCFTGLMSADFKPFSFAGQENWAINQENQQVPTVEDQSTMKVGRYSEEERKERIDRYLKKRNQRNFNKTIKYACRKTLADRRVRVRGRFARNTDHHEEIAQKKTQSNIQTCKDQRSEPFCSSGAVQKYDEDDWLQEAVASLMYFPYVTG; from the exons ATGGCTTCCATTCCTCATCAATTCTACAATGACAATTCACTCCCTTCGGATTTTTACGGGCACCCAATTCCGGTGGTAAACGGAGAAAATGGTTGCAGTACTGCAATTTTAGGTGGAACTGTGTGGAGTGCTAGTACTACTTGTGAAGAAAGCTTGGTACCGTTTTGTGATAGTAGCAATGCTGCGGCTAATTTTGATGTGGTGTCACCAGAATCCGACATCTCTTCGTCTGTTATGGCAGCTTCGTTCCCAGAGCTACTAGGATTATCGGAAGATATTGCTGTCCCTGGTACATATTCGGAATATGGTAATATGGGGTTGCATGTAATTGGAGGGACTCCCAATTTTGGTGGAGAATTAAACCTTCCTTATATCTGTGAGCAGTTCGGGGAGGATTGTTTCACTGGACTCATGTCAGCCGATTTCAAGCCGTTTAGCTTTGCTGGTCAAGAAAATTGG GCAATTAATCAAGAGAATCAGCAGGTGCCTACAGTTGAAGATCAGTCTACAATGAAGGTGGGAAGGTAttcagaagaagaaaggaaagaaaggaTTGACAgatatttaaagaaaagaaaccaAAGGAACTTCAACAAAACTATTAAG TATGCTTGTCGCAAAACCCTAGCTGATAGAAGGGTCCGAGTTCGTGGGAGATTTGCAAGGAACACTGATCATCATGAGGAAATAGCACAGAAAAAGACTCAGAGTAATATACAAACTTGCAAAGATCAGCGATCAGAACCGTTCTGTAGTAGTGGTGCAGTCCAG AAATATGACGAAGACGATTGGCTGCAAGAGGCTGTGGCAAGTCTAATGTACTTCCCTTATGTCACTGGTTGA